The Chitinibacter bivalviorum genomic interval AGCCAGTATCCTGATTTTTGGTCGTCTGGTTTTGTCGAGTTGATTACCGATACGCAAAGCATTGATTTTGTTCGCTATGGTTCGGATTCGACTGCGTCCAAATTTGCCGCGCAAAGCCCTGCGCCCTGGAGCGGTAGTGCTGCTCCCGCATTGGCTTCTGCGAGCTATGGCAATAGCCTAGTTCGTCCTGCTAGTAGCATTAATAGCGATACCAATACCAACGCAGACTGGTCAACGAGCAATTTTAGTACGCCATTTGGCGCCAACGATGTACCCGCCAATGCGGTGGATGCCGATAACGATGGTATTCCCGATTCGGCCGAAATTGCTGGCGGCACTTTCGCTGGCCTTGATTTGTATGGCATGGGGGCGCGGACGGGGCAGCGCGATATCTTTGTTGAAATTGACTATATGTCGAGTACCGATGTCGGCGTTAAACCACGCCCAGAAGCATTGAAAAAAATCGTCGATGTTTTTGCACGTCAAGGGATTGCGTTGCACTTTGACGCTGGTCCGAATGTCCCAGAATATAACCTCGGCAATGCACAATCCGTCCTGCCATTCAATCGCTGCCTTGATTTGGGCTATCCTGCTTTCGGTTGTGCTGATGTGTATGACCTAAAAACGAAATATTTCGATTTACGTCGTAATCCGATTTTCCATTACGCAGTTATGGGTTATGAGTCGGGCTCTAGCAGTGGCGCTGCGGGTCTTGGTGAAGTTTCAGGGAATGATTTCAATATCACGCTGGGAAATCAAGGCTACAGTGTGCAGTCCGTCCAGCAGAAACAATTTTTGATCAATATTCAAGCGGCTACCATCATGCATGAGCTTGGGCATAACCTTGGCTTGCGACACGGTGGTTTTGAAGATCATAACTACAAACCCAACTACATCAGTACGATGAACTATACCTACGCCAATGCAGGCTTACCGCTCAATGCGGCTGGGGCGAATGCGGGTCAGCGCTGGTATTTGCAAAATGGCCTGCGTGGTTTGAGTATTTGCTCTAGCGCACTCGAAGCAAATGCTTGCTCGGATTCATTCATCATCGATTATTCCAATGGCGTGTCGCAAGACTTGGATGAAGTTCGCTTATCAGAAAGTAATTTGCTGGGACGAGGAACAAGTTCAGGTGCTTATATCGATTGGAATGCAGATAATAGACTCACCGCTACACTGTTGAGCTTGAACATTGATTCGCCTGATTCATCCGTTTCGCTGGATGTCTTGCGTGATTACAATGATTGGGCCAATTTAGTGTTGCCATTTGCACGGCAGTATCAAGGATCAATGCTCAGAAGCGTCAATGATCAACGCCCTGTGCATGAAGTGCATTTCCTGAACGACAAACAGCCAGTGGCCAAAGAATGGCCAATCTTGCGAAAAATGCCATGAAAATGATCGCGATTGCTGCTTTGCTTGGCCTAAATAGCGTCGCTTTTTCCGCTCAAACCCAGGTGATGGGGGTTTGGACGGAAAAGCAGCGCATCGAGTCGATTAAGGCTGATGAAGCGAGTTGGCAATGGCAGGGCGGCGGACAATCACTGAACTTGGCGACGCCGCCGCATCAGTTTTCGCCTCCTCAAGTGGGCGACTGGTTTGAGCTCAATATGCGCCACAACCCGGCGGGGGTGATGCGCAAGCTGATGTGGTCGCATGAACAGCAAGAGGCGCCGTGGTTGATCGTGGGACTTAATTTACCCCTCGCAGGCGAGGCAATGCCTGGTTGGCGCTGGGAAGCTGGCCCTGTCTTGGTCAAAGGCAAGCTGCGGATTCAGGTCCCCGTTGGTAAGTTGACTCAGGTTCGCGGTTGGTGTGTGCTCATTTCTGATTTTCGCGGTGCCAAACCCAGCACGCCTGGTGTTGCCAATGAAACTGAGACGCGGCTCGATTGGTGGGCTCAGCAAACGAAAAAGCCCTGTATTTACTAATCAAATCAATATTATTTCTTGTTCAAGGCAGCCCAAGGGCTGCCTTTTTCTTTGCGTGTGTGTCCTTATTTTACCGCCTGTCTACTGACTAGTAGACAATGCTACTGATGAGTAGTATATTGAACTGGTCGGTTTTGATGCCGCGGATGTCGTTACAGTTGTTTGTGCGCTTTAAAAAAATGAAATCAAATCATTAGGAGAAAGTCATGAATACCATCAGCAAATGGCTCGTTATTTTAGCCGCAGGAACAGGTCTAACCGCCTGTGGCGGCGGTAGTGGTTCAACCCCCGCAGCTAGTACTGCGCAAATTCGGGTGGTACACCTATCGCCTGATGCACCCAATGTCGATGTTTATGCTAATGGGGCTAAAGCACTCAGCAATGTGCCCTACAAAGCCGCCAGCGGTTTGTTAACCGTACCGGCGGGTGATTTGGCCGTGAAAGTAACACCGACTGGCTCAACGACGTCTGTGATTTCGGCCACATTGCCATTGGCGAAAGACACCCTGACTACTGTGCTGGCCGTAAATGAAGTCGCCAAAATTGAGCCCTTGGTTATCTCTGAATTAACAACGTTACCTACTGCGGGTAAAGCACGCTTACGTGTTGTCCACGCTGCTGCTGCCGCGCCTGCTGTGGATGTGTATGTGACTGCGCCAACCGCAGATTTAAGCACTACGGCAGCTACATTAAGCGCAGTGCCATTTAAAGGCGTGTCAGGCAATCTGGAAGTCCCTCCCGCCGATTACCGTGTCCGCGTAACTGCTGCGGGTACAAAAACCGTGGTGTATGACTCTGGCACATTACCTGTTCCAGCAGGTGCTGATTTGCTGGCCGTCGCCGTTCCACAATCAAATGGCGCAGCACCGATTAGCCTTTTGCTGGTCAATCGCAATGCGAGCAATAACGTCACCGAAGTGGCTGATGTGAATGCCAAACTGCGCGTGGTGCATGCTTCTCCCGATGCCCCTGCGGTTGATGTATTGGCCAATGGCGCGGCAGTCTTGAGCAATGTGCCGTTTTTTACTGCATCTAATTATCTGACAGTAGCGGCGCAAAAATACACGGTCAATTTAAATTTGGCTGGTACCGCGACCACCGCATTGAGCCAAGATATAACCCTTGATCGTGCGAATAACTACACAGTATTTGCCGTAGGGCTAGCTGCTGGAACGCCTGCATTGCAATACCTCGTCGCCAAAGATGATGCCAGCTTGCCAGCGACCGGCCAAATCAAAGTGCGTGTTGTGCATGCTTCACCTGATGCGCCTGCCGTTGATGTATATGCCAACGATGCCTTGGTCATGAGCAATGTGCCTTTCCCTGCGGTCGGCGATTACTTGAAAGTACCTGCGGGTGATTATGTCTTTAAATTGCGTGCAGCCGGCGCAGCCGCAAGCTCGGCGCCAGCCTTTACTTCCGGCACGGTGAGCACGACTGCGGGTAAAATCTACACGGTTGTTGCACGTGGCTTATTTGCTAAAGCCGCCACGCCAGCCGATCCACAAGCATTCACTTTGAGTGTATTGGCTGATAATTAAGCCAAGTGAAATGTGAAAATGCCGCTCAAATTGAGCGGCATTTTTTATGCTTGGTCGTAGCTAAAGCGAGGCATTAACTGTCACTGGCCCACGATTTCAGCGTTAAATAATCGGTTTTTCCTGTGCCCAATAAGGGAATTGCTGCCACGTGGCGTATATCACGCGGCACGGCCAATTCGGCGGCGCCTAATTCGCGGGCGGCGGCGAGCAGGTTGTCGCGGCTTAGCTCGGCGTGCGTGGTAAAGAGCACCAATGCTTCACCCTTTGCATCGTCAGCGCGAGCGCTACTGGCGTGCATAAAATCGGGCGCTGCTTGCCGGGCAATTTGCTCGACGACTTCCAGCGACACCATTTCGCCGGCGATTTTGGCAAAGCGTTTAGCTCGACCCTGAATGCTGATAAATCCATCGGCATCCAGCTTAACGATATCGCCCGTGTCATACCAAGTGATGCCGTCTTCGCTGGGCAAGACTTCCAATTGCCCGGGGTTTTCGTAGCGTAAATAGCCTTTCATGACATTGGGGCCGCTGACCCATAATTGGCCGCCTTCTGGCACACCTGCTACGGGTATCAGCTTGAGCTTCATACCTGGCGCGAGTTGACCGACAGTACCTATCTTGCTGGCCATGGGCACATTCACTGCCACAACGGGGGCGCACTCGGTGACGCCGTAGCCTTCCAAAATACGAATGCCAAATTGCTCGATGTAATTGCGACGTACCGTTTCATTGAGCTTTTCCGCGCCTGCGACCACATAGCGCAGGCGGCCAAAATCATAGGGATGCGCAAACTTGGCGTAGTTGCCCAAAAAGGTGCTGGTGCCAAATAGCACCGAGCAGCCTCGGTCGTAAACAATTTCGGGAATGATGCGATAGTGCAGTGGGCTAGGGTATAAAAAGACCGGAATACCCGTCACCAGCGGCAGCAGCGCGCAGGCCGTTAAGCCAAATGAGTGGAATAGCGGTAGCGCCACCATAAATTTATCGCGCGGCGTAAAGTCGGCCAAGGCGCGGATTTGCGCCACATTGGCCAGCAGCGAATTATGGCTGTGAACTACGCCTTTCGGTTTGCCTTCCGAACCCGAGGTAAACAAGATCACCGCTGCGTCGTTGGGCGCTTGTTCGATGGCAATACTACTGGGTAGTAGTTGGGCTAAAACAATCATCAATTTGTCGCCCAAGCCTAGGCGTGAGCGCAAATCTTCGAGGTATAGCACTTCGATGCCGGGCAATTGCTCAATCAAAGCGTCGAGCTTGCCTTTGGCAATAAAGGCGCGCGAAGTGACGATGGTTTTGATCTGCGCGGCAATACATGCCGCCAGTATGCCGTCGCGGCCCGCGCTGTAATTGAGCATCGCGGGGATACGTGCCCGAGCGCTGAGCGCAAACAGCAAAGCCAAGGTCGGCGTGGTATTGGGCAATAACACGCCGATGGTGTCTTTGGCTTGCGAAATTTGATTCACAATTCGCGCCAAGCCGATGATTTTTTGCGTCAGGCTGCCGTAGCTTTCCTCGTTTTGCGAAATATCTTCCACCACGCTAAATTGCCGGCCAAATGCTTGTTGTGCATCGAGGTAGGCGCGATACAAGGTGCGCTCTGGCCGAGTGGCG includes:
- a CDS encoding zinc-dependent metalloprotease family protein, with translation MNKSSLFLATLATTALLSACGGGGGGSSTSITTPAPTMPSITPQPADPISTTPIIPAPVAIPMAAGALRISEISSSGWIEIYNPNTDPVDVSRVKLRTYDNASRIIEFDIPAATILPKGYLVVAKKPTASAVSSQQVVFVGNLSQYPDFWSSGFVELITDTQSIDFVRYGSDSTASKFAAQSPAPWSGSAAPALASASYGNSLVRPASSINSDTNTNADWSTSNFSTPFGANDVPANAVDADNDGIPDSAEIAGGTFAGLDLYGMGARTGQRDIFVEIDYMSSTDVGVKPRPEALKKIVDVFARQGIALHFDAGPNVPEYNLGNAQSVLPFNRCLDLGYPAFGCADVYDLKTKYFDLRRNPIFHYAVMGYESGSSSGAAGLGEVSGNDFNITLGNQGYSVQSVQQKQFLINIQAATIMHELGHNLGLRHGGFEDHNYKPNYISTMNYTYANAGLPLNAAGANAGQRWYLQNGLRGLSICSSALEANACSDSFIIDYSNGVSQDLDEVRLSESNLLGRGTSSGAYIDWNADNRLTATLLSLNIDSPDSSVSLDVLRDYNDWANLVLPFARQYQGSMLRSVNDQRPVHEVHFLNDKQPVAKEWPILRKMP
- a CDS encoding DUF4397 domain-containing protein: MNTISKWLVILAAGTGLTACGGGSGSTPAASTAQIRVVHLSPDAPNVDVYANGAKALSNVPYKAASGLLTVPAGDLAVKVTPTGSTTSVISATLPLAKDTLTTVLAVNEVAKIEPLVISELTTLPTAGKARLRVVHAAAAAPAVDVYVTAPTADLSTTAATLSAVPFKGVSGNLEVPPADYRVRVTAAGTKTVVYDSGTLPVPAGADLLAVAVPQSNGAAPISLLLVNRNASNNVTEVADVNAKLRVVHASPDAPAVDVLANGAAVLSNVPFFTASNYLTVAAQKYTVNLNLAGTATTALSQDITLDRANNYTVFAVGLAAGTPALQYLVAKDDASLPATGQIKVRVVHASPDAPAVDVYANDALVMSNVPFPAVGDYLKVPAGDYVFKLRAAGAAASSAPAFTSGTVSTTAGKIYTVVARGLFAKAATPADPQAFTLSVLADN
- the aas gene encoding bifunctional acyl-ACP--phospholipid O-acyltransferase/long-chain-fatty-acid--ACP ligase; protein product: MMLKALFRNSMKLLCGVFFRLRIKGDFSVFHNPRTLIVANHESFIDGILLAAHLPIDATFVVHTTVANNWFFRLFLSLTDYLAVDPTNPLAIKAVVRLLEAGKPVVIFPEGRITTTGSLMKVYDGAAFAAARTGATIVPVRISGASRTFFSRLGGIYPRTLFPKISLQVLGRRAIAMPELPSAKARRRKAGQLMRDILLEMLVATRPERTLYRAYLDAQQAFGRQFSVVEDISQNEESYGSLTQKIIGLARIVNQISQAKDTIGVLLPNTTPTLALLFALSARARIPAMLNYSAGRDGILAACIAAQIKTIVTSRAFIAKGKLDALIEQLPGIEVLYLEDLRSRLGLGDKLMIVLAQLLPSSIAIEQAPNDAAVILFTSGSEGKPKGVVHSHNSLLANVAQIRALADFTPRDKFMVALPLFHSFGLTACALLPLVTGIPVFLYPSPLHYRIIPEIVYDRGCSVLFGTSTFLGNYAKFAHPYDFGRLRYVVAGAEKLNETVRRNYIEQFGIRILEGYGVTECAPVVAVNVPMASKIGTVGQLAPGMKLKLIPVAGVPEGGQLWVSGPNVMKGYLRYENPGQLEVLPSEDGITWYDTGDIVKLDADGFISIQGRAKRFAKIAGEMVSLEVVEQIARQAAPDFMHASSARADDAKGEALVLFTTHAELSRDNLLAAARELGAAELAVPRDIRHVAAIPLLGTGKTDYLTLKSWASDS